The following are encoded in a window of Castanea sativa cultivar Marrone di Chiusa Pesio chromosome 5, ASM4071231v1 genomic DNA:
- the LOC142637306 gene encoding uncharacterized protein LOC142637306 — translation MIYSEQKKKRKKTRVLNRSRRFSFSFLFTQTLSQRKQIESIQRKEMETGGDEGLIERVVDSKDLQQQSKAFDKLTDRVEDRQLDSTRVQEAMASIAASSEADWNAMKMREKELAAVKIKAADVDIIANELELDPKVAERTLREHKGDAVAAIRHLLR, via the exons ATGATTTATtcagaacaaaaaaagaaaagaaagaagactaGGGTTTTAAACCGATCGCGAAggttttccttttccttcttgTTCACACAAACACTTTCACAGAGAAAGCAAATCGAATCGATTCAAAGAAAGGAAATGGAAACTGGCGGAGATGAAGGATTGATCGAGAGAGTGGTAGACTCGAAGGACTTACAGCAACAGAGCAAAGCCTTCGACAAGCTCACCGACCGCGTCGAAGACCGCCAGCTCGATTCCACTCGTGTCCAAGag GCTATGGCCTCGATTGCTGCCTCGTCTGAAGCGGATTGGAATGCTATGAAAATGAG GGAGAAAGAACTCGCTGCTGTTAAGATCAAGGCAGCTGATGTTGACATAATTGCAAATGAGCTAGAG TTAGACCCAAAGGTGGCTGAGAGGACATTACGTGAGCACAAAGGTGATGCTGTTGCTGCCATTCGACATTTGCTTCGATAA
- the LOC142633664 gene encoding putative pectinesterase 67, with protein MPPSSWPSSALPIAFAITCVISIYFSSPVHGLDAKTVIDSPLLTQKIGTNRTIKVDINGDGDFRSVQAAINSVPEGNSQWTIIHVRKGVYREKVHIPVNKPYIFLRGNGKGRTAIVWSESSIDNVESAVLRAEAPHFIAFGVSFKNDAPTGIASTSQNQSVAAFVGADQIAFYHCGFYSTHNTLFDYKGRHYYDNCYIQGSVDFIFGRGRSVFHSCEIFVIGDKRVKILGSVTAQNRESENDYSGFVFVKGKVYGIGSVYLGRAKGPHSRVLFAKTYLSKTIAPQGWTNWSYDGSTENLFHAEYKCHGPGSESKERAAWSRELTEEEVAPFLSIDYIDGTHWLPVWL; from the exons ATGCCTCCCTCTTCTTGGCCTTCTTCAGCTCTCCCTATTGCCTTTGCAATCACTTGTGTCATCTCTATCTACTTTTCAAGTCCTGTCCATGGCTTGGATGCTAAAACAGTCATAGACTCTCCTTTATTGACACAAAAAATTGGCACCAACCGCACTATTAAGGTTGATATCAATGGCGATGGGGACTTCAGATCTGTTCAAGCTGCCATTAATTCTGTTCCCGAAGGCAATTCTCAGTGGACTATCATCCATGTTAGGAAAGGGGTTTACAG AGAAAAGGTACACATACCAGTAAACAAGCCCTATATATTCTTGAGGGGTAATGGAAAAGGAAGAACAGCCATTGTATGGTCTGAAAGCTCCATAGATAATGTGGAGTCTGCAGTCTTAAGGGCTGAAGCCCCTCACTTCATTGCCTTTGGCGTTAGCTTCAAG AATGACGCTCCCACTGGGATCGCTTCTACCTCACAAAATCAATCGGTGGCTGCATTTGTTGGCGCAGACCAAATTGCATTTTACCATTGCGGATTCTACAGTACACATAACACTCTCTTTGATTACAAAGGCAGGCATTACTATGACAATTGTTACATCCAAGGTTCAGTTGACTTCATCTTTGGCCGTGGCAGATCCGTCTTCCAT AGCTGTGAGATCTTTGTGATCGGAGACAAGAGGGTGAAGATTCTTGGATCTGTCACTGCCCAAAACAGGGAAAGTGAAAATGACTAtagtgggtttgtgtttgtcaAAGGCAAGGTCTACGGTATTGGTAGTGTGTACTTGGGTAGAGCTAAAGGACCCCATTCAAGAGTGCTTTTTGCAAAGACATACCTCTCAAAGACCATTGCACCACAAGGCTGGACCAATTGGAGTTATGATGGCTCCACCGA AAATCTATTCCATGCGGAGTACAAGTGCCATGGACCAGGATCTGAATCAAAAGAGCGTGCTGCTTGGTCAAGAGAACTCACTGAAGAAGAAGTTGCTCCCTTCCTATCCATAGATTACATTGATGGCACCCATTGGCTACCTGTGTGGCTATGA